TCTTTGTAATATAATAATACCCTATTTTTTTATATCTGTCAACAAAAAATGTATCAATTGATACATTTTCAAAAAAAGCACCCAAATACATATTATTAGTTTATAATATATTTTCATTTTTTTATTTTATATCTAAAAAGCACTAATTAAATACATAACTAGTGCTTTATCAGTTCTTATGAAAAAATGATTAAAATTTTACATATCCTATCTTAATAAATATGATAGTTTTTTTCTATTATTAATCTTAATTTTTTCATCATATATCTCTCCCTTAATTTATTTAAAAATTAATATATAATTTTAGTATCTATTATAGTATAATTTTTTCTAATAATTTTTTTATTAATTTTCTTTATTAGTAAATCACAAGATGCTATTCCTAATTTTTTTACATTTATATCTACTGTTAAAAAATTTTGTTTAGCAAATTTCCTTAAATATGAATTATTATAACCTGTAACTTCTATATTATTCATATTTAAGTTATATAGTAGATTAGTTGCTGCTATTGCAAATATATCATCTGTTGTTACGATAGCATCTATTTTATTTTTTTCTAATATTTTATTTAATTTATTTAAAGTATCAGTTTCATCAAATTCAGATTCTATTACCAAACTATTTTTAACTTTAATGTTATACTCTAATAAAGCATCTTTATAGCCATTAAATCTATTTTTAGTAACATTTAATTTTTTGCTCCCCCCAATAAAACAAATGTTTCTATGACCTTTATCTAAAAGCGATTTTGTTATATTATAACTAGACTTAACATTATCATTATCTACCCATAAATATTTTTTAGTATCACTTGGTCTTCCAATTATTGAAAAAGGAAAATTTATACTATCTAAATATTTAAATATAGTTTCGTTTTCAGATGCTCTTAAAAATATTAGACCATCTACTCTTCTGCTTTTTATTAAAAAGTCTATATACTCTTTTTCCTTTTCACTATTTTCACAATGTATGTATAGACTATAGTAATTATTTTCTATTAAATATGTACTAATATCATTTAAGACTTCTCCAAAAAAAGTATTATTAAGTAATGGGTTTATATCATCTGAATTTAATACTATTCCCAAAATTCTACTACTACTTTTACTCAAAGACTGTGCTACAGAATTTGGTATATAATTTAGTTCTTCTATAGCCCGTTCTACTTTTTCACGAGTTTCATCACTAACTAAATGACTTTTAGACACTACTCTTGAAACAGTTGCCTTGCTAACTCGGGCTAATTTTGCGACATCTTTTATAGTAACTTCACTCATTTTTTTCTCCATTTTTCTTATATTCTATTTTTCTATTCTATTTCCATCTTCTGCAAACCAATGTAATGCTTCTAAATCAAATGTAAACTTATGATATTCCCCAACATTGTATTCAAA
This is a stretch of genomic DNA from Oceanivirga salmonicida. It encodes these proteins:
- a CDS encoding LacI family DNA-binding transcriptional regulator, whose product is MSEVTIKDVAKLARVSKATVSRVVSKSHLVSDETREKVERAIEELNYIPNSVAQSLSKSSSRILGIVLNSDDINPLLNNTFFGEVLNDISTYLIENNYYSLYIHCENSEKEKEYIDFLIKSRRVDGLIFLRASENETIFKYLDSINFPFSIIGRPSDTKKYLWVDNDNVKSSYNITKSLLDKGHRNICFIGGSKKLNVTKNRFNGYKDALLEYNIKVKNSLVIESEFDETDTLNKLNKILEKNKIDAIVTTDDIFAIAATNLLYNLNMNNIEVTGYNNSYLRKFAKQNFLTVDINVKKLGIASCDLLIKKINKKIIRKNYTIIDTKIIY